A part of Drosophila ananassae strain 14024-0371.13 chromosome 2R, ASM1763931v2, whole genome shotgun sequence genomic DNA contains:
- the LOC6493436 gene encoding kinesin-like protein KIF23, with protein sequence MKAVPRTPMRVVPKTPRAHPQNTDKPQRRETSEKARDPVNVFCRVRPLQSEADLTCLRVKNSTTICLNPQDQLLHHKQQNSGQREIQYIFKHVFQPDASQQDVYGSVAQPLVENLLRGRNSLLFTYGVTGSGKTYTMTGNLRHRGVMPRCLDVLFRTISDYQAKKFVFKPDKLNGFEILSEEDALLERQHEMNQRFAGAGRFAFRHKDSDPEIASQASVEPTPLLGLDEDNMYSVFVTYIEIYNNSVYDLLEDSGIQKTLQSKIIREDANRHMFVHGVTEVEVKTVEEALEVFQMGQKRKRMGHTVLNAESSRSHSVFNIRLVQAPTDSQGENVVQDKQNITVSQLSLVDLAGSERSSRTKNTGVRLREAGNINNSLMTLRTCLEYLRENQQAAASGMAPKKIPYRDSKITHMFKNYFDGEGQVSMIVCINPRVEDYDENMQVMKFAEMTQEVQIARATPIKPDLGLTPGRRKANKLFKIAVNNLNELGIPEAKDLEVDVGLVYSLGPDFPSYQMDSPEADFKIKELMHYLEQRIEKRKKLRSNLDLKCDSFRQMLMNLDRDNLQLRTELASLKAVYKQERERSAALEKKVRIHESSIDVLNNTLSKRDRQIEELTFKLDEQKNLLTQKEHEKEKQKKKFSSKLAVESDKNKRELELKLREQRAKLQERMRIKDEKLRLVSNILQSEDLPSLPRSQSSEDILNEKDRGTFTARTESSVPATRTDVYATPRHGVAAANIRHRRSRSAGDKWLEHRAANPVPLGTIMQPFLKNRKSVTKLTDMKELTNHGANKYCLVSQEADTDGDVETKLYKGNVIPTCGGGAQVVFNDVECLKQKSPVHSPTRKRPSNGTISALGGGPVPSTVTSNQDIASRCNLGIEGHSSKKSKI encoded by the exons atgaAAGCAGT ACCCCGAACGCCGATGCGCGTCGTCCCGAAAACTCCAAGAGCGCACCCACAAAATACGGACAAACCGCAACGGCGAGAGACCTCCGAGAAAGCCAGGGATCCCGTGAATGTCTTCTGCCGTGTGCGACCTCTCCAATCTGAAGCGGATCTCACATGTTTGCGAGTGAAGAACTCGACAACGATTTGCCTCAACCCACAGGATCAGCTACTGCATCACAAACAACAGAACAGCGGCCAGCGCGAGATCCAGTACATCTTCAAACACGTTTTTCAGCCGGATGCCTCGCAGCAGGATGTATATGGATCAGTGGCCCAGCCGCTGGTGGAGAATCTCCTCAGAGGACGAAACAGTCTCCTGTTCACATATGGAGTGACCGGCAGTGGCAAGACCTACACCATGACGGGAAACCTGCGTCACCGTGGAGTCATGCCACGCTGCCTGGACGTCCTCTTCCGGACCATATCCGACTACCAGGCTAAGAAGTTCGTGTTCAAGCCGGACAAACTAAATGGCTTTGAAATTCTCTCCGAGGAGGATGCACTTCTAGAGCGGCAGCACGAAATGAATCAGCGTTTTGCAGGAGCCGGCCGCTTTGCGTTCCGACACAAGGATTCAGACCCTGAGATCGCCTCGCAGGCATCTGTAGAGCCCACGCCGTTGCTGGGATTGGACGAGGATAACATGTACTCGGTGTTTGTTACCTACATTGAGATTTACAACAACAGCGTGTATGATCTGCTGGAAGATTCGGGCATACAGAA GACTTTGCAGAGCAAAATCATTCGCGAGGATGCCAATCGTCATATGTTCGTGCATGGCGTGACAGAAGTGGAGGTGAAAACTGTGGAAGAGGCCCTTGAGGTCTTCCAAATGGGCCAGAAGCGCAAGCGCATGGGTCACACCGTTCTGAACGCCGAATCCAGTCGAAGTCACTCGGTATTCAATATCCGACTGGTGCAGGCGCCCACCGACAGCCAGGGCGAAAATGTGGTCCAGGATAAGCAGAACATCACGGTTAGCCAGTTGTCGCTTGTGGATCTAGCTGGCAGCGAACGCTCCTCGCGGACCAAGAACACTGGCGTCAGACTCCGCGAGGCGGGAAACATCAACAACTCACTAATGACGCTGCGAACCTGCCTAGAGTACTTGCGGGAGAACCAACAGGCAGCTGCCAGTGGTATGGCGCCCAAGAAGATCCCCTATCGTGACTCCAAGATCACGCACATGTTTAAGAACTACTTCGATGGCGAGGGCCAGGTGTCCATGATTGTGTGCATCAATCCGAGGGTCGAGGACTATGATGAGAATATG CAAGTGATGAAGTTTGCCGAGATGACTCAGGAGGTGCAAATAGCCAGGGCCACGCCCATAAAACCGGATTTGGGTCTCACGCCGGGCAGACGCAAGGCCAACAAGCTGTTCAAGATTGCTGTCAACAATCTGAACGAGCTGGGAATTCCCGAGGCCAAGGATTTGGAGGTGGATGTGGGCCTGGTCTACAGCTTGGGTCCCGACTTTCCCTCCTACCAGATGGACAGTCCAGAAGCGGACTTTAAGATTAAGGAGTTGATGCACTATTTGGAGCAGCGCATCGAAAAACGCAAGAAGTTGCGCAGCAATTTGGATCTAAAGT GTGACAGCTTCCGGCAGATGCTGATGAACCTGGACAGAGACAACCTGCAACTGCGGACGGAGCTCGCCTCCTTGAAAGCTGTCTACAAGCAAGAACGCGAACGTAGTGCCGCCTTGGAAAAGAAGGTGCGCATCCACGAGAGCTCCATCGACGTGCTGAACAACACGCTGAGCAAGCGCGACAGGCAGATCGAGGAGCTAACATTCAAGCTGGACGAACAGAAGAACCTCCTCACCCAAAAGGAGCACGAGAAGGAGAAGCAAAAGAAGAAGTTCAGCTCCAAGCTGGCTGTCGAGTCGGACAAGAACAAGCGGGAGCTGGAACTGAAGCTTCGCGAGCAACGAGCCAAGTTGCAGGAACGCATGCGCATCAAAGACGAGAAACTACGCCTGGTTTCGAACATCCTGCAGTCGGAGGATCTACCGAGTCTGCCCCGATCTCAGAGCTCGGAGGATATTCTCAATGAAAAGGATCGTGGCACCTTCACCGCCCGCACAGAATCATCGGTGCCGGCTACACGAACAGACGTCTATGCCACGCCTCGACAT GGCGTGGCTGCTGCTAACATTCGTCATCGACGCTCACGATCGGCCGGTGACAAGTGGCTGGAGCACAGGGCCGCTAATCCAGTGCCTCTCGGCACCATAATGCAGCCTTTTTTGAAGAACCGCAAGTCTGTGACGAAGCTTACCGACATGAAGGAGCTGACCAACCACGGAGCTAACAAGTACTGCCTGGTGTCCCAGGAGGCGGACACCGACGGCGATGTAGAGACCAAGCTATACAAGGGCAACGTGATTCCGACGTGTGGCGGCGGGGCACAGGTCGTCTTCAATGACGTGGAATGCCTAAAGCAAAAGTCACCCGTGCACTCGCCCACTCGGAAGCGACCGAGCAATGGCACCATATCCGCTCTGGGCGGCGGGCCAGTGCCCAGCACAGTCACCTCGAACCAGGACATAGCATCTCGTTGCAACCTCGGCATCGAGGGGCACAGCAGCAAGAAGTCGAAGATCTAA
- the LOC6493435 gene encoding sulfide:quinone oxidoreductase, mitochondrial, protein MNHRLPGAINHCWKLLIQPSHHALAAPSTALTRYLSTTRVNNERQECQVLVVGGGSGGCAMAAKLSNSLGSNKVIVLEPEDKHYYQPMLTLIGGGMKRLDQCFKQMGDVLPKKAKWIKEKAIEFHPNDNAVCTSGGKTIKYDFLLIATGLQLKYEKVPGLVEALETPGSNVCSIYSPKYVENVYKVLQNTKKGNAVFTFPNCPIKCAGAPQKIAYISDHYFRKMGRRNDVNIIYNTSLPNIFGVPHYAKALWKVVKERDIKVNLNYNLVEVKSKDNVAVFEDLKNPGKFFETEYSMLHVTPPMTAPDELVRCKELVGDCGFVDVDGATLQHKKYSNVFAIGDSSSSPNSKTAAAAAAQSPVVFHNLMSVIKGKNPKDSYDGYSSCPIVTGYSKCILAEFDYKLTPMETFPLDQARERYTMFLMKKEFMPLLYWEVMLKGYWNGPALVRKLFSILKFNKN, encoded by the exons ATGAACCATCGACTCCCGGGGGCTATCAACCATTGCTGGAAGCTGTTGATCCAGCCAAGCCACCACGCCCTGGCAGCTCCATCAACCGCCTTGACCAGATACCTCTCCACCACGCGTGTAAACAATGAAAGGCAAGA atGTCAAGTCCTGGTGGTTGGTGGAGGAAGTGGTGGTTGCGCCATGGCCGCCAAACTATCCAACAGTCTGGGCAGCAACAAGGTGATAGTCCTGGAGCCAGAAGAT AAACACTATTATCAACCAATGCTCACGTTGATTGGAGGAGGTATGAAGCGTCTGGACCAATGCTTCAAGCAAATGGGTGATGTGCTCCCGAAGAAGGCCAAATGGATTAAGGAAAAGGCAATAGAGTTCCATCCAAACGATAATGCAGTTTGCACTTCCGGTGGTAAGACAATCAAGTATGACTTTCTTCTCATTGCCACTGGACTGCAATTAAAGTACGAAAAg GTCCCTGGGCTAGTAGAGGCCCTGGAGACCCCGGGTAGCAATGTTTGCTCCATTTACTCTCCCAAATATGTGGAAAATGTGTACAAGGTCCTTCAAAACACAAAGAAGGGAAACGCTGTGTTTACCTTTCCCAATTGTCCCATTAAGTGTGCCGGAGCGCCACAGAAAATTGCCTACATATCAGATCATTACTTCCGAAAG ATGGGCCGCAGGAACGATGTTAATATCATCTACAATACGTCTCTTCCAAACATTTTTGGAGTACCCCACTACGCCAAAGCCCTTTGGAAGGTTGTCAAGGAACGGGATATAAAGGTCAATCTAAACTATAATCTGGTGGAGGTTAAGTCCAAGGATAATGTCGCCGTATTTGAGGATCTCAAAAATCCAGGAAAGTTTTTTGAGACAGAG TACTCTATGCTGCACGTTACTCCACCTATGACGGCTCCGGATGAATTGGTGAGATGCAAGGAATTAGTTGGGGATTGTGGATTCGTTGACGTGGACGGTGCGACGTTGCAGCACAAGAAGTATTCCAATGTTTTCGCAATCGGGGACTCTTCTTCCTCACCCAATTCAAAAACTGCAGCCGCAGCAG CTGCCCAGTCGCCTGTTGTATTTCACAATCTGATGTCTGTGATTAAGGGAAAGAACCCTAAGGATAGCTACGATGGTTACTCCTCCTGTCCCATTGTTACTGGGTACAGCAAATGCATCCTGGCAGAATTCGACTACAAACTGACACCGATGGAGACTTTTCCACTGGACCAGGCCCGTGAAAGATACACAATGTTCCTTATGAAGAAGGAATTTATGCCGCTGCTTTATTGGGAGGTAATGTTGAAGGGTTACTGGAATGGCCCGGCTTTGGTACGGAAACTATTTTCTATCCTcaagtttaataaaaactaa